The following are encoded together in the Scomber scombrus chromosome 7, fScoSco1.1, whole genome shotgun sequence genome:
- the rpp25l gene encoding ribonuclease P protein subunit p25-like protein — MENYSKARTVEQPSVCPFPGLPADTPEVRVKDGSKIRNLLRYALSRMEAKPRAAAGGEEEGRPPPEEGGVAEEGNKEASGRPLCRHVVFTASGKGVSKAITCAEIVKRRVKGLHQVTKLLYSAVEEVWEPLEPDAGLDSLTVSRNLPTIWILLCREPLDCSQDGYQAPGRYDALWAQSASREEGGGGFTGQKAGHRRKRGGGGGGGSNSSRGGKGAGRQTGRSKEPIKGQS, encoded by the coding sequence ATGGAGAACTACAGTAAAGCTCGTACGGTGGAGCAGCCGTCGGTCTGTCCGTTCCCCGGTCTTCCCGCCGACACGCCCGAGGTCCGCGTCAAAGATGGCAGCAAGATCCGCAACCTGCTGCGTTACGCTCTGAGCCGCATGGAGGCCAAGCCCCGAGCGGCGgcggggggggaggaggagggtcgACCCCCGCCCGAGGAGGGAGGCGTGGCTGAAGAGGGGAACAAGGAAGCTTCGGGCCGGCCGCTCTGCCGCCACGTCGTCTTCACGGCGAGCGGTAAGGGCGTCTCCAAAGCCATCACATGCGCGGAGATCGTGAAGCGGCGCGTCAAAGGTCTCCACCAGGTCACCAAGCTGCTGTACAGCGCGGTGGAGGAGGTGTGGGAGCCGCTGGAGCCCGACGCCGGCCTGGACAGCCTGACCGTCAGCAGGAACCTGCCCACCATCTGGATCCTCCTCTGCAGGGAGCCGCTGGACTGCAGCCAGGACGGATATCAGGCGCCCGGCCGATACGACGCCCTGTGGGCTCAGTCTGCcagcagggaggagggggggggagggttCACCGGACAGAAAGCAGGacacaggaggaagagaggaggaggaggaggaggaggaagcaacagcagcagaggaggaaagggagcCGGCCGTCAGACGGGACGCTCCAAAGAGCCGATTAAAGGACAGAGTTGA
- the LOC133983992 gene encoding LOW QUALITY PROTEIN: gamma-aminobutyric acid type B receptor subunit 2-like (The sequence of the model RefSeq protein was modified relative to this genomic sequence to represent the inferred CDS: deleted 1 base in 1 codon), which produces MLMLLLVFGLRVGSVLAQVRHPLPVLWMMPVNSGGGGGNLTAGVAPAVRLALQDLKKQPAPLGNYEIQLQLLDSQCEAPSALKALFDAMWSGPKYLLVFGGVCPSVMTLITRSLPALNLVQVSFAAPPPNLSNRKWYGNLFSTVPSDRALNQATVKLLQRHKWTRVAIITQEGLRRSEMKKDLIRQLLKVGVQVVSTESFYDDACSSLKELKERDARIIIGQFEDDSASEVFCCAYRLNLFGPRYQWIVAGGGTAGWRLDRQASGCTADSLLTAADGSFRLQIRQLSDTNTPGVSGQTPQEYQDAYLRELIQERSEVSPLHAYAYDAVWVAAKALSQVMEAVKHREKYSIKRNVTVGEEEFQRTLLEAVKQTQFEGATGPVSFRNGERMMSIEVTQFQGSSGVLVGEFITNTQHLRLMNHLLKFKGSGPAKDQTAERPQQRRVSFLLYVIVSSVAAVTIIITLTILCFIIINRKHWLLRRSGGPQDELLLLGILLSSASVLISGLDEASLSDVMLQILCSVRMWILSVGHTVGFSVLFIKTWRVYSTCCINQKAVCVFLWMLLLDVFVLTSWQILDPLRRVVIQFRLESDPADQDVIIRPYSEHCSSIKMELWLTAVYGYKGPLLGLGCFLAWSIRTVKSDHPPLPSEHLPLCMFAVTVFSVSGVTGSMLTSYNPSVQFCLSSALILCCNIFILSWVFGAKVSLDVEIETITMQLSVVHVAQVCAVDQNSEEPLSTDAVNSPEHVQRRLSVQLPILHHSYLPYIGGVSASSSSLFGSRQTFAH; this is translated from the exons atgttgatgctgctgctggtctTTGGGCTGCGGGTCGGGTCGGTGTTGGCTCAGGTCCGACACCCTTTGCCCGTTCTGTGGATGATGCCGGTCAACtctgga ggggggggggggaacctGACGGCCGGCGTGGCCCCCGCTGTCAGACTGGCTCTGCAGGACCTGAAGAAACAACCAGCGCCTCTGGGAAACTACGAGatccagctgcagctgctggactCACAG TGTGAGGCGCCGTCGGCTCTCAAAGCTCTGTTTGATGCCATGTGGTCGGGACCAAAGTACCTGCTGGTGTTTGGAGGAGTGTGTCCATCTGTGATGACGCTCATCACTCGCTCTCTGCCAGCACTCAACCTGGTGCAG GTGTCCTTTGCAGCACCGCCCCCCAACCTGTCCAACAGGAAGTGGTATGGGAACCTGTTCAGCACGGTGCCATCAGACCGAGCTCTTAACCAAGCCACCGTGAAGCTGCTGCAGCGCCACAAGTGGACCCGAGTCGCAATCATCACACAGGAAGGACTCCGACGCTCAGAG ATGAAGAAGGATCTGATCAGACAGCTGCTGAAAGTCGGCGTTCAGGTTGTTTCCACTGAGAGTTTCTATGATGACGCCTGCAGCAGCCTGAAGGAGCTGAAG GAACGTGACGCTCGAATCATCATCGGACAGTTTGAGGATGATTCTGCATCAGAGGTTTTCTGCTGT GCCTACAGACTGAACCTGTTCGGGCCTCGGTATCAGTGGATCGTTGCTGGTGGAGGAACAGCTGGATGGAGGCTGGATCGACAGGCGTCTGGCTGCACAGCCGACAGTCTCCTGACAGCTGCAGACGGATCCTTCAGGCTGCAGATCAGACAGCTCagcgacacaaacacaccgGGGGTCTCCGGACAG acTCCTCAGGAGTACCAGGACGCCTACCTCAGAGAGCTGATCCaggagaggtcagaggtcagcccCCTCCACGCCTATGCCTACGACGCGGTTTGGGTCGCTGCCAAAGCTCTCAGCCAGGTGATGGAGGCGGTGAAGCACAGAGAGAAGTACAGCATCAAGAGAAACGTCACCGTGGGCGAGGAGGAATTTCAGAGGACGCTGCTGGAAGCCGTGAAGCAGACACAGTTTGAAGGAGCGACG ggtCCAGTTTCCTTTCGAAATGGAGAGCGGATGATGTCGATCGAGGTGACCCAGTTTCAAG GCAGCAGCGGCGTGTTAGTGGGAGAGTTCATTACCAACACCCAGCATCTCAGACTCATGAACCACCTGCTGAAGTTTAAGG GTTCAGGACCAGCTAAAGACCAAACCGCGGAGCGTCCGCAGCAACGTCGTGTCAGCTTCCTCCTGTACGTCATCGTGTCATCAGTTGCCGCGgtaaccatcatcatcactctgACCATCCTctgcttcatcatcatcaaccgCAAACACTG gCTGCTGAGGCGGAGTGGTGGACCCCAggatgagctgctgctgctgggcaTCCTGCTCTCCTCTGCCTCCGTCCTGATCTCCGGTCTGGATGAAGCATCGCTGTCGGACGTGATGCTTCAGATCCTCTGCTCT GTTCGTATGTGGATTCTGTCAGTTGGACACACTGTTGGCTTCTCGGTGCTGTTCATTAAAACATGGAGGGTCTATTCCACCTGCTGCATCAACCAGAAG gctgtttgtgtgttt CTGTGGATGTTACTGttggatgtgtttgttttaacctCCTGGCAGATCCTGGATCCCCTCAGACGAGTGGTGATTCAGTTCAGATTAGAG AGCGACCCTGCTGATCAGGACGTGATCATCCGGCCATACTCTGAACACTGCAGCAGCATCAAGATGGAGCTGTGGCTCACTGCTGTCTACGGATACAAAGGACCTCTGCTG GGTCTTGGATGTTTCCTGGCCTGGAGCATCAGGACTGTGAAATCAGATCATCCTCCACTTCCTAGTGAACACCTGCCACTGTGTATGTTTGCTGTGACGGTGTTCAGCGTGTCAGGGGTCACAGGATCGATGCTGACATCCTACAATCCTTCTGTTCAGTTCTGTCTGAGCAGCGCACTCATCCTCTGCTGTAACATCTTCATCCTGAGCTGGGTGTTTGGAGCAAAGGTCAGT CTTGATGTAGAAATAGAAACCATCACCATGCAACT ATCTGTGGTTCATGTAGCTCAGGTGTGTGCAGTGGACCAGAACTCAGAGGAACCTTTGAGTACAGACGCCGTCAACTCTCCAGAACA TGTGCAACGCCGTCTGTCCGTGCAGCTCCCGATCCTCCATCACTCCTACCTGCCCTACATCGGTGGCGTTAGCGCCAGCAGTTCCAGTCTGTTTGGCAGCAGACAGACGTTCGCTCACTGA
- the LOC133983131 gene encoding uncharacterized protein LOC133983131 — translation MKISSEPTRLQTIMFSLNMLFFMLAVTLLTVTVESSTGGGGGGGSHNYDVSGPGLTRLYNAPVYLAERMKRPLAGTAVIIGPISHSGVRVTLADGSRWLIHKGGGYGVSSQTVVTDARHMSPDWRLDKTKNFHGRKTVSDFVRVGGSEYSFWVDNCHMGSNRMMNQ, via the exons ATGAAGATTTCTTCTGAACCAACCAGATTACAAACCATCATGTTTTCCTTGAACATGTTATTCTTCATGCTGGCTGTGACTCTGCTGACTGTTACTGTAGAGTCTTCAACTGGCG GAGGCGGCGGGGGCGGCAGCCACAACTATGACGTGTCTGGGCCAGGCCTGACGAGGCTCTACAACGCTCCAGTGTACCTTGCTGAGAGGATGAAGAGGCCTTTGGCGGGAACTGCTGTTATAATTGGACCAATCAGCCACTCTGGAGTCCG AGTGACACTGGCAGACGGCTCACGCTGGCTCATCCATAAAGGAGGTGGATATGGGGTCAGCTCTCAGACAGTGGTGACTGATGCTCGACACATGAGTCCAGACTGGAGG cttgACAAAACCAAAAATTTCCACGGTAGAAAGACCGTGTCGGACTTTGTGAGGGTCGGCGGCTCTGAATACAGCTTCTGGGTGGATAACTGTCACATGGGATCTAATCGAATGATGAACCAGTAA